Below is a genomic region from Azospirillum sp. B510.
ATCGGACAGAATCGTCGAGCGATCCCCGGCCCCGCAATCCCGCCATCGGAAACCCGCCATTGGAAACCCGCCATGCCGATTCCGCCCCCCGCCCCCGGCTTGCCGCTGGCGCTTCTACTGGCGGCCGCCTCGCCTCCGACGCTCCAGACTTGCCCGGTGCCGGTCGCCGAGGCGGTGGAGACAGCGGAGGCCGGCGCCTGCATGATCAAGCATTGCGCATCGCCCATGCCCGACCTGAGCGTCTGCCGCTGCATCGGCGGCTCTCCTCCGCAGGCTCCGACGGCCGCCTACACGGTCAGGCGCGGCACCGGCGAACGGCACTGGAGCGTGACGCTCGACGACCGCATCCCGGACCAGATGGGGGCGATGGACGTGGCGCTGGCGGACCTGTCCGGCACCGGTACGCCATCCCTGGTGATCGCCGAACTGGCGGCGGTCAGCAATGGCGTCGGTATTCACAGCTGGACCCTGACGATCCTGGAGGCGCAGCCCCCCTTCCGGACGCTCGCCACCGCCGAGACGGTGGAATACGGGCCGGGCACGCTGGCACGGCGTCCGGACGGCGAAACCGGCTGCGATCTGCTGATCGTCACGCCGGAAGATGTCTGCCGCACCGGAGAGACCGCCGGTGTCGTCCTGTCCGGCCAATGGATGCGCTTGCGGGCCGACGGGCTGCGGCCGCTCGGCAGCCGTCCCCGGCCGTCCAACCGCTATGTCGACGCGGCGGACCTGTCCGACGACCGTGGCCAGCCGGCCGTGTGGTTCTCCGCCCCGGGCCCCGGACGGATCTGCCCGGCGGGGTCGCGGTGAGGCGGCCGCCCCGAACGACCGCGGCGGGTCAGGAGATTTCCACGCACAGCGCATTGAGCCAGTCGCGGAAGGACGCGAATCCGGCGTCCTCGCGGCGGAAGGCGCGATAGACCAGATACCAGGAATTGACCATCGGCACCGCCAGCCCGAAGGGGGTGGCTAGGCGTCCGGCGGCGATGTCGTCCTGGCTGTAGAGCAGCGGGGCCAACCCCACCCCGACACCGTCGATGGCCGCTTGCAGCACCATGGCATAGCTGCTGAAGGACAGCCCCTTCGACGCCGGCTCGGCAACCCCGACGGCGGCCAGCCAGTGCGGCCAATCCTCCCCCCAATGGGAGACGCGCAGCAGGGTGGTGCCGGCCAGATCCGCCGGCCGGCGCAACGCCGCCGCCAGCCGCGGCGCGCAAACCGGCTGTAGGCGGGAGGAGAACAGTCGTTCCGCCTCATAGCCCGGCCATTGGCCATTCCCCAGCAACACCGCGCAGGTCCAGTCATCCTTCATCGGCTCGCCGGCACCGCCGGTGGCGATCCGCACCTCGATTTCCGGATGATCGAGGTGGAAGCCGGACAAACGCGGGATCAGCCAGCGCACCGCAACGGTCGCCCCCATCCCCACCGTCAGCACCGGCCCGGCCCGCATCGCCGACACCTGCTCCACCCGCCGGGCGATGCCGTCGAAGGCGTCGGTCAGCGCCGGTTGAAGCGCCCGGCCGCGTTCGGTCAGCACCAACGCGTTGGCCCGCCGGTCGAACAGGGCGAAGCCCAACCGTTCCTCCAGCAGCTTCACCATCCTGCTGATGGCGGCCTGGGAGACGTTCAGTTCCGCCGCCGCCGCGGTGAAGCTGCCATGGCGGGCCGCGGCCTCGAAAGCACGCAGGCCGTTCAGCGAGGGCAGGCGGCGCATGGCCTCATCCTTACTTCACCCCAATTTTTCCTGAGGCTGAGCATCGAACAATGCCGTTTGCGGCGCAAGCGCGCGCGTGGGAGTTTTTCAGCCTTACCTCTGACCTTCGGGCTGATTCATGCTGACGCTTCCGCTGATGGTGGGGCTTGGCCTTACCGTTCTCGTGACCTCGTTTCTGTCGGGCCTGTTCGGCATGGCCGGCGGCATGGTGCTGATGGGATTGTTGTTGATCCTGCTGCCGGTGCCCTCGGCCATGCTGCTGCATGGCGTGACCCAGTTCGCCTCCAACGGCTGGCGGGCCTGGCTATGGCGGCGTCATGTGGCTTGGCCGATCATCCTGCGATTCGCGTTGGGCGGATCCGGGGCCGGCCTGCTGTTCGTCCTGGTCGGCGCGGTTCCCGATCGCGCGGTGTCGCTGCTGATTCTGGGATCGACGCCCTTTTTCGCCTTGGCCGTGCCCGCGCGCTGGGCGCTGAACGCCCAGAAGCCGCTGCATGGCCTGTTGGGTGGATTCCTATGCATGGGCGTCCAGCTGATCGCCGGCATTTCCGGTCCATTGCTGGATGTCTTCTTCATCCGCGGGGCCATGACCCGGCAGAGTGTCGTCGCCACCAAGGCGGCGATCCAGTCGGTCGGCCATCTGGTGAAGATCGTCTACTTCGCGCCGCTGGTGGCCGGTGGCGCCGATAAGACGATGGAATCGACGGTGATCCTGATGTCGGTCGCCATGGCGCTGTTGGGCACGAATCTCTCC
It encodes:
- a CDS encoding LysR substrate-binding domain-containing protein, which codes for MRRLPSLNGLRAFEAAARHGSFTAAAAELNVSQAAISRMVKLLEERLGFALFDRRANALVLTERGRALQPALTDAFDGIARRVEQVSAMRAGPVLTVGMGATVAVRWLIPRLSGFHLDHPEIEVRIATGGAGEPMKDDWTCAVLLGNGQWPGYEAERLFSSRLQPVCAPRLAAALRRPADLAGTTLLRVSHWGEDWPHWLAAVGVAEPASKGLSFSSYAMVLQAAIDGVGVGLAPLLYSQDDIAAGRLATPFGLAVPMVNSWYLVYRAFRREDAGFASFRDWLNALCVEIS
- a CDS encoding TSUP family transporter; the protein is MLTLPLMVGLGLTVLVTSFLSGLFGMAGGMVLMGLLLILLPVPSAMLLHGVTQFASNGWRAWLWRRHVAWPIILRFALGGSGAGLLFVLVGAVPDRAVSLLILGSTPFFALAVPARWALNAQKPLHGLLGGFLCMGVQLIAGISGPLLDVFFIRGAMTRQSVVATKAAIQSVGHLVKIVYFAPLVAGGADKTMESTVILMSVAMALLGTNLSRRVLDRMSDAQFRLWSRYLVMGTASVYLGQGLFLLAGH